The following proteins come from a genomic window of Miscanthus floridulus cultivar M001 chromosome 2, ASM1932011v1, whole genome shotgun sequence:
- the LOC136539945 gene encoding uncharacterized protein, translating to MAAPATLRSAAARARARAAELAGGRWPQRRLGTTSAAETESKKDKEEEEGAGAGAGAGWELSAAREYYDYRKSIYGDVTHRALLVDAVGTLVVPAQPTAQVYKSIGEKYGVKYSEDEILMRYRRAYEKPWGASRLRYVDDGRPFWQHIVTSSTGCSDAQYFEELYQYFMTEKAWKFCDPDAENVFKALRKAGVKTAVVSNFDTRLRPLLQVLKCDHWFDAVAVSAEVAAEKPNPIIFLKACELLGVKPEEAVHVGDDRRNDIWGARDAGCDAWLWGSDVRSFKEVAERIGVEVTK from the exons ATGGCGGCGCCGGCGACGCTGCGCTCGGCGGCAGCgcgggcgcgcgcgcgcgcagcgGAGCTCGCGGGAGGGCGGTGGCCGCAGCGGCGCCTGGGGACGACGTCCGCTGCGGAGACGGAGAGCAAAaaggacaaggaggaggaggagggggccggggccggggccggggccgggtGGGAGCTCTCGGCGGCGCGGGAGTACTACGACTACCGCAAGTCCATCTACGGCGACGTCACGCACCGCGCCCTCCTCGTCGACGCCGTCGGCACCCTCGTCGTCCCCGCCCAGCCCACCGCGCAG GTGTATAAGAGCATTGGTGAGAAGTATGGAGTGAAGTACTCGGAAGATGAGATCTTGATGAGATACAGGCGGGCGTACGAGAAACCATGGGGTGCATCACGTCTCAG GTATGTGGATGATGGGAGACCCTTTTGGCAGCACATAGTCACTTCTTCAACAGGCTGTTCAGATGCACAATACTTTGAGGAACTTTATCAGTACTTTATGACAGAAAAG GCCTGGAAGTTTTGTGATCCTGATGCTGAAAATGTATTTAAAGCTTTAAGGAAAGCTGGTGTTAAAACTGCCGTTGTCTCCAATTTTGATACCCGTCTACGACCACTTCTGCAGGTCTTGAAATGTGACCACTGGTTTGATGCAGTTGCAGTCTCTGCAGAG GTTGCAGCAGAGAAGCCAAATCCAATAATATTTTTGAAGGCTTGTGAGCTCTTAGGTGTGAAGCCTGAAGAAGCTGTGCATGTTGGCGACGATCGTAGAAATGATATATGGGGAGCCAGAGATGCAGGCTGTGATGCTTGGCTCTGGGGCAGCGATGTTCGATCCTTCAAGGAG GTCGCCGAGCGGATCGGTGTAGAGGTGACGAAGTGA